A window of the Macaca nemestrina isolate mMacNem1 chromosome X, mMacNem.hap1, whole genome shotgun sequence genome harbors these coding sequences:
- the LOC139360767 gene encoding uncharacterized protein CXorf51A-like — protein MAKVTSEPQEPNEGVDKQTPPIPSTKGRKKGKTPCQRRSRCGVKGLKTTMKAKRPLQGSTSKKASESNTPTGKPKKARGTIPRGHYRRLKEKMKKEEADKDQETVENATVSSDDTSSQ, from the exons ATGGCAAAGGTGACCAGTGAACCACAGGAGCCTAATGAAGGTGTGGACAAACAGACCCCACCAATCCCAAGTACcaaagggaggaagaaggggaagacTCCCTGTCAACGAAGGTCCAGATGTGGCGTTAAG GGCCTAAAGACCACCATGAAGGCGAAAAGACCCCTTCAAGGGAGCACCAGCAAAAAAGCCTCTGAAAGTAACACCCCTACAGGAAAACCTAAGAAAGCTAGAGGAACAATACCGCGTGGTCACTATCGCCggctgaaagaaaaaatgaagaaagaagaggcCGACAAAGACCAAGAGACGGTGGAGAACGCCACCGTTTCAAGTGATGACACGAGCAGCCAATAA